The following nucleotide sequence is from Scyliorhinus torazame isolate Kashiwa2021f chromosome 4, sScyTor2.1, whole genome shotgun sequence.
TGTTTCTAAAAGTGGCAATagcaggggaaagacagtgtgaTTTTTTTCCTAAATAAAATCATTCACCTTGGAAAGCCATTATTTTCCAGCACAGGTCAATTTAAGACGAGAAATTGATGCTCGGAATCCAACTACTGCAGTTTCAGAAGCATCATGAATTCTCACATCACCAGGGAAGATGTAAGGTTGTCGAGTTACTATTGCTTAAACAAATGAATTAATCAAAAATATTTTCTTTTGGAGAAAGAAGTCAATTGAATTTGATAGAAATTGCTCATGATCCGTGATATTTACCAGTGATGTGAGTCatccgagagtgcctttaagaactggatgtttaagcaatgtacctttaagaaaacagtgatgtcatagagtgggtagagctcaggtcagccattttgcagtttgattttgcagtttggtttcagttttgaaaagtgcctggctggttttgctgtgagctgattaaaaggagaaagccagtttgagacagcagcttgagaagttctggtttggaaaagagctgggtgtgtgtctgtgttttgcagtgagctggatttctgccatgaaagactatgcctggatcatttgggtgatttaaagtaaagcctttaacctgatgtgattttgtttaaaggtgttaagtctcttggaagtttgaaggaacattttaaggaattatttactgttgcaatattttctgagttatctttgaagtaaggggagttaagagatccaatgtttatttaagatattaagttgagttcatggaataaacagtgttttgtgtttgaaaacccacctgtccataattgtaataccacacctagggaacaagccgtgtgctaggaaaagcaacaaatccattaaagggagaggttggttgaactccatgatacatttgtggttctgaaaaagcctcgcccataacaattgggggctcgaggggaataaaagtctatctattggattggcttttgtgaacttaaagacagtgaaggattgttgcttttccggtgtggtattttagtttaaatggggagagtgttgtgaacaatggctctttcagaggctcagacatttttgggggtggtgaatgttacacgttaccttacggacagaaatgaaaaacagactgttagatttggcaagaatattcgcattttgtcaggtaatgttaactgcaaaagatgaggtaattatggcggtggttaagcatttaaagttgcctgagatagagtttgactaattgaaaatggcaaaaattcagttgcaaattaaacaaatggaacatgagaaagaattaaagtggctggcatacgagattgagagagaggaaaaagaaagagaagagaggacaaagaaaaggagagagaagaaaggataaaagaaagaatagccctagcaaaacaaaaagaaaaagaaagggagatacagatcagggaaaaagataaagagagggagtttgaacttcagaaaatggccatgaaacataacaatcagtaaaaattggcagacgtaaagggaaacgtacagttggatgatagtgatgaggatagtgaaaaagagtgtcatagtcgaaggcttggtgggaatctatttaaatatgtccaagcattgccaaggtttgacgagaaggaagtggaagcctttttcatttcatttgagaaggtagctaagcacatgaaatggccactggacatgtgggtgttactgattcaaacaaagctgggaggtagagctagtgaagtgtttgcatcactatgggaggaagtatctggaaagtatgaggaggtgaagaaatccatcttaagtgcatatgagcgagtgcctgaagcttacagacaaaggtttagaaatttaagggaagaatttggtcaaacataaatggagtttgaaaggctcaaagagtaattttgataggtggataagggctttgaaaatagaccaaacgtatgaagctctcagagaaattatacttttagagaagtttaaaaattaaattcctgatgtagtgagaactcatgtgaaagaacagagggttaaaactgcgagattagcggcggaaatggcagatgattatgaattagttcataaatcaaagattggtttccgacatcagtttcagccggtgagggatagaaactggggacatgagaaatactcaagtggtaaaggtaaaggtgatctgatgggagacaataaagagggtgtacttcagattaaaaaagaaatccaggatggtggaaaagaaatgaaaaatttcaaatgttttcattgtaataaactaggccatgtaaagtcacagtgttggtggttgaagaaaagcactgggaaggctaatgtggtaaaacaggataagacggtggggtttgttagagtgggaaaggaaagcccaagggaagcgaagaggtgcaaacgattgtacagcctgttcaagaagtaattgttaagaaggtgccagatgtctttaaagaatttaattgtgtgggtaaaatttactcatgtgtatcaggaggagcaggtaaagaagtcacaattttaagagatacatgggctagtcaatctttaatggtaagtgatgaggaattatgtagtttgcgaagaatggtgccagaaaaggtggtgacatgtggaattcagggtgagaggagtagtgttccattatataagataatgttggaaagtccagtgaagagtggtgaagtggtagtaggagtaatagataaactgtattcctggacaagatagtttattttgggtgatgatatagctggatcgcaggtgggagtgatgcctactgtggttgataagccattggaaaatcagtcaactgaagggttgaaggacgaatatcctgggatttttctggattgtcgagtaacaaggtcgcaaagtcacaggttaagacaagaggagaaatcaaagagtgaagatgaagctaaagtgcaattaacagaaacgatttttgaccagatggttgaaaaagaacaagaacaggtggagggtgaggtgaatatttttagttcaggaacattggcagagttacaacagaaagatgtagaaataaaacggatatattagaaagcatatacggaagaggaatctgagagtataccagagtgttattaccgtaaaaatgatgtcttgatgagaaaatggagacctgttcatacgcaggcggatgaaaactgggcagaagttcatcaagtagtattgccggtagggtatagaaaggaggtgttgcgagttgcacatgaggtaccagtgggaggtcatttgggaataaggaaaactcaagctaaaatccagaaacatttttattggcctggactacagaaagatgtagttcaatgttgtcaatcatgtcacacatgtcaagtgatagggaaacctcaagcagtgataaaatcagcgctcttaatacccattccagcatttaaggaaccttttacaagggtcctaatcgattgtgtaggaccgcttcctaaaacaaaaagtgggaatcaatatcttttgactataatggatgtgtctactaggtttccagaggccattccagtacgtaatattacagctaaaaggattgtggaggagttgcttgaattctttactagatatggactacccacagacattcaatcggatcaaggaactaattttacttcaaagttattcaaagttatggatagcttaggaataaaacaatttaaatcaactgcgtaccatccagaatcgcagggagcgttagaaaggtggcatcagacattaaagacaatattgagggcctattgtcaagattatccagaggactgggataaagtaatcccatttgtattgtttgcaattagggatgcacctaatgagtctaccaaatttagtccttttgaactaatttttggtcatgaggtaagaggaccacttaaattgatgaaggaaaaattggtgggtgagaaatcggaaattccactattggattacgtgtcaaattttagggaactattaaatagagcaggtaaattggctacacaacatttgaaaattgcacaaaatgtgatgaaacgggtagcggacaagaaatccaaagttcgtagttttgccagtggggataaagttttagtgttgataccagtggtaggggagactttaaaagctaggttttgtgaactgtttcagattgaaaggaaattaagtgagctgaattatgtggaaaaaacaccagatagaaggctcaccgagtgtgtcatgtgaatatgcttaaaaggtactttgaaagggaaggagagaaaaaggaggttttaatgattctaactcaaagtgacgaaccaaatccaggtgactgtgattttgacatacctcaaattaaattggaaaatgagaatgttcttaaaaattgggataaattaagttaccttccagaggaaaaacaaactgacttgaaagagttattgatatcacatgggcaagtttgtagagataaattgggaagtactaaaatggctatacatgatgtaaatgtgggaaatgctgttcctatcaaacaacatccatatagacttaatcctttaaaattggcacaggttaacaaagagattgagagtatgcttaaaaatggcataattgaagtgggttgcagccaatggcgctcacccatagtgatggtacctaaaccaaacagtacccaatggttgtgtttggactatcaaaaggtgaatgcagttacaagaatggactcttattctatcccaccattgaaggattgcatggagaaagtgggacaatctgcttttatttccactttccagacatggaaagaacatttaaaacatcgtatggagttcttcgatcaacttcaggtggcgggtttggtgatgaacctagccgaaagtgaatttggagaagcccgaatcacttttcttgaggagtttccgataccctcaagacaaagggaggcaatgcgatctcttaccatgaatgaatttgatcgaacctttgtgcaaaagttttgtggcgtgattactccactgatggagttgctaaagaaacctaaaaaatttcaatggacagcggactttcaacaggcatttgactgcctgaaagctgtgatcaccaatgctcgtgtattggagaattgcaagggactctgtggtcagattgaacgaaagtatctgattctaaagagaaatgccgaggagtagaggaatggatagatcgtgcagagactttgttgaaAATGTCTATCAACCAttttagttggaggaagaagaacaaagaaaaatggactatattattatacctgtttgcgtgtgttgttttctttaaataaaaatgtatatttaatgtgtgcatttcttagtggatggtgcaaaagtgaaaaatgaaaccatcttgaagttgatggggttttttttcttggggggatgtgtcatgcgagagtacctttaagaactggttgtttaagcaatgtacctttaagaaaacagtgatgccatagagtgggtggagctcaatgagagatccaatgtttagttgagatgttaagttgagttcatggaataaacagtgttttatgttcgaaaacccacctgtccataattgtaataccacacctagggaaaaagccatgtgctaggaaaagcaacaaatccattgaagggagaggttggttgaactccatgatacattttggggttctgaaaatgcctcgcccataacatgtgATTTTGAGTTCAGTCCCAAAACCATTTCTCCAAATTGGAACATGATCTATATTCTTGATACCGTTTTACATTCTCACACACGTGGCATGCGTGTTCACACCAGGAAAACTGATTCCTCACTGAGTAGTGTTTCCTCCATTTGAAGTAGGTCATGTACAAATCTTCATTCCCGTCCAGTTTGTGCAGGTAACCCGCAAGTTCTTTAGCTGAGTGGAAATCATCCACATGAATGAAAGAATCGGCTGGAATGTAATTTTCATAGTTTTTTCTAGATGTCCCCAGGACCACAGGCACGGTGCCAGCACGCAAAGCATTGTAGAGCTTTTCAGTTATGTAATCTTCATGTACTGAATTCTCAAAGGCAAGGTAGAATTTAGAACTAGATATGGTAGGCATCAATTTGTGATTGTCCAGACGTTTCCCGAAGGCTTGACCGTAAGTGTTGATATTAATGTATTTGCGGAATTCATTGTAGAACTTTACTCTGGCATGATTAGTGTTCCAATGGCTTACAACCCAACACACCAGATTGCTTTTCTTAGGCAGTTTAAAATCTAATGGCACTCTGTTTATTATCAGAGACCCATAAGACGCTTTGATATCTGAATCATGACGATATGTCAAGGTCAGGTTGAAGAAATGGTCGAGTCCAGTCTTTTTTGGAGAGTGGGTAGGTGACTCCAGGTTCATCCAAACCCATTTCTGAAATGTTGGCCGAGGATGTTTGGGCAGATTGGACAAGTCTCCACTCATGTCTCGGTGATGGAAAAGGACAGCATGAGATTTGTTATAGAGGTTTCTATCTGCAGTTAAACGGCAGTTGAACT
It contains:
- the LOC140410847 gene encoding 4-galactosyl-N-acetylglucosaminide 3-alpha-L-fucosyltransferase 9-like: MTSIGNTGIFRILLISTICLGCFLAMLLLYVQPTTNWIYTPLESAKSILGVKKPLVKVIEKNETIVLIWLWPFGAKFELNSCGSEFNCRLTADRNLYNKSHAVLFHHRDMSGDLSNLPKHPRPTFQKWVWMNLESPTHSPKKTGLDHFFNLTLTYRHDSDIKASYGSLIINRVPLDFKLPKKSNLVCWVVSHWNTNHARVKFYNEFRKYININTYGQAFGKRLDNHKLMPTISSSKFYLAFENSVHEDYITEKLYNALRAGTVPVVLGTSRKNYENYIPADSFIHVDDFHSAKELAGYLHKLDGNEDLYMTYFKWRKHYSVRNQFSWCEHACHVCENVKRYQEYRSCSNLEKWFWD